Proteins found in one Enterococcus sp. 9D6_DIV0238 genomic segment:
- a CDS encoding universal stress protein gives MLTQTYKNILVGVDGSEQGNLAFEQAVEVARRNNSRVIVVHVIENQVYTMMGYSSLNDNLLDQETETAKELLADCETYAKSVDFTQVETVVTYGSAKDVMCNDLPKKYEIDLIMVGQSGLNAVERFMIGSVSSYIIRNAPCDVLIVRPDKKKK, from the coding sequence ATGTTAACACAAACGTATAAAAATATTTTAGTCGGTGTCGATGGCAGTGAGCAAGGAAATTTAGCTTTTGAACAGGCAGTTGAGGTGGCTAGAAGAAATAATAGTCGCGTGATCGTCGTTCATGTCATAGAAAATCAGGTATACACTATGATGGGCTATTCATCCTTGAATGATAATCTGTTGGATCAAGAAACAGAAACAGCAAAAGAATTACTGGCAGATTGTGAAACGTATGCTAAGAGTGTTGATTTTACTCAAGTAGAAACCGTTGTAACCTATGGGTCTGCTAAAGATGTGATGTGTAATGATCTACCGAAAAAATACGAGATCGATTTGATCATGGTGGGACAATCGGGTCTAAATGCAGTCGAACGTTTTATGATCGGCAGCGTCAGCAGTTACATTATTCGGAATGCGCCTTGTGATGTGCTGATTGTTCGTCCAGATAAAAAGAAAAAATAA
- a CDS encoding thioredoxin family protein: protein MIIPTSYEELAGYVEKDKSVFFFTADWCGDCRYIKPVMPEIEAEFSDFQFIEVDRDKFIDLASEWNIFGIPSFVVTDNGKELGRLVNKDRKTKEEITTFLNGLR from the coding sequence ATGATTATTCCAACATCTTATGAAGAATTAGCGGGTTATGTAGAAAAAGATAAGAGTGTCTTTTTCTTCACTGCAGATTGGTGCGGCGATTGCCGATATATCAAGCCGGTCATGCCTGAGATCGAAGCCGAATTCTCAGATTTTCAGTTTATTGAAGTTGATCGGGACAAATTTATCGATCTGGCCTCTGAGTGGAATATTTTCGGGATCCCAAGTTTTGTCGTAACAGATAATGGCAAAGAGCTGGGCCGTTTGGTCAATAAAGATCGTAAGACCAAAGAAGAAATAACCACCTTTTTAAACGGTCTTCGTTAG
- the pepA gene encoding glutamyl aminopeptidase, with the protein MEEKTFQRIKELTELQGTSGFEDDIRVYMKKHMTPLVDEIQYDGLGGIFGLKRAKEQDAPRVMVAAHMDEVGFMLTQIKDNGLFQVVPLGGWNPYVVSAQRFTLKTSKGNYPCISSSVPPHLLRGTSGQKQLEVTDVLFDAGFESKEEAESYGVRPGDSIVPQTETIKTANGKNIISKAWDNRYGCTLVLEALEELQNEQLGHTLIAGANVQEEVGLRGSKPSVHKFKPDLFFAVDCSAADDLQTKKGTYGHLGEGTLLRIYDPGLITLPRVREYLLDTAATHNIPYQYFVSKGGTDAGAAHTTNNGVPSTVIGVCGRYIHTHQTMFNIKDYEAAREMLIQVLKGLDKTTVNTIIYGK; encoded by the coding sequence ATGGAAGAAAAAACATTTCAACGCATCAAAGAATTGACTGAATTGCAAGGAACCAGCGGATTTGAAGACGATATTCGTGTGTATATGAAAAAGCATATGACGCCATTAGTGGATGAGATCCAATATGATGGTTTAGGCGGTATCTTTGGTCTTAAAAGAGCAAAAGAGCAAGATGCACCACGTGTGATGGTTGCGGCTCACATGGATGAGGTCGGTTTTATGTTGACTCAAATCAAAGATAATGGTCTATTTCAAGTCGTACCTTTAGGTGGCTGGAATCCATATGTTGTTTCAGCACAACGCTTTACTTTAAAAACAAGCAAAGGGAATTATCCTTGTATTTCTTCTTCCGTTCCTCCGCATTTATTGCGTGGAACAAGTGGCCAAAAGCAGCTTGAAGTAACCGATGTGTTATTTGATGCAGGCTTTGAATCAAAAGAAGAAGCAGAAAGCTACGGCGTACGTCCAGGAGATTCGATCGTACCTCAAACTGAAACGATCAAAACAGCGAATGGTAAAAATATCATCAGTAAAGCTTGGGATAACCGTTACGGCTGTACTTTGGTTTTAGAAGCATTGGAAGAATTGCAAAATGAACAATTAGGTCATACATTGATCGCTGGTGCGAATGTTCAGGAAGAAGTTGGTTTGCGTGGTTCTAAACCATCTGTTCACAAGTTTAAACCAGATTTATTCTTTGCAGTAGACTGTTCAGCTGCCGATGATTTACAAACGAAAAAAGGGACGTATGGACATTTAGGTGAAGGAACACTATTACGTATTTATGATCCTGGTTTGATCACGTTACCTCGTGTCCGTGAATATTTACTGGATACTGCAGCGACACACAATATTCCATATCAATACTTTGTTTCTAAAGGCGGTACAGATGCAGGTGCGGCTCATACAACGAATAACGGGGTTCCAAGTACAGTGATCGGTGTTTGCGGACGTTACATTCATACGCATCAAACGATGTTCAATATCAAAGACTATGAAGCAGCTCGCGAAATGCTGATCCAAGTCTTAAAAGGCTTAGACAAGACAACAGTCAATACGATCATTTACGGAAAGTAG
- a CDS encoding peptidase: protein MNEENELSYFKGGLAIGVSLGIISGIASTLWYQKQRTVDADLVLENVKEAFLKEGPIEGSWIEFEKKPLRKFAIHSKTYNGGISRLEDGVMVQYEFTADALTGTVIDVKRIKE, encoded by the coding sequence ATGAATGAAGAAAATGAATTAAGCTATTTCAAAGGCGGCTTAGCGATCGGTGTGAGTCTGGGTATCATAAGTGGGATTGCTTCTACATTATGGTATCAAAAACAACGAACCGTAGATGCTGACCTAGTTTTAGAAAATGTCAAAGAAGCATTTTTAAAAGAAGGCCCGATAGAAGGATCATGGATCGAATTTGAGAAAAAGCCACTTCGGAAATTTGCGATTCATTCAAAAACCTATAATGGCGGTATTTCTCGTTTAGAAGACGGCGTTATGGTCCAATATGAATTCACAGCAGATGCGCTCACTGGTACAGTGATCGATGTCAAGAGAATCAAAGAATAA
- a CDS encoding TMEM175 family protein, which yields MEIPIPNSGDYTGFLESLLTFAISFFIVAGYWNDHRKLFEQIKKINEPFVIRNTCFLFSLVLIPFFTSWSMEAADKQLPTLAYGLLLIAVNGTFSRLFKAGIPLAVEEESRQK from the coding sequence ATGGAAATACCAATTCCCAACAGTGGTGACTATACTGGATTTCTTGAAAGCTTGCTGACATTTGCAATCAGTTTTTTCATCGTAGCGGGCTATTGGAACGATCATCGGAAATTGTTTGAGCAGATCAAAAAAATCAATGAACCATTCGTTATCAGAAATACATGTTTTCTTTTCTCTTTAGTTTTGATTCCATTTTTTACGAGCTGGTCTATGGAAGCTGCGGATAAACAGCTGCCTACACTTGCTTATGGTTTATTACTGATTGCTGTCAATGGAACATTTAGTCGTTTGTTTAAAGCAGGGATTCCGTTGGCAGTGGAAGAAGAGAGCAGACAAAAATAG
- a CDS encoding ABC transporter ATP-binding protein → MSKGTPMNRGVKATPKDLSGTLKRLMSYMKESLWLIVLVAVIAIAGTLLQVLSPKLLGSATTLIFAGIKAKTGIDFTKLAMILGIVGAMYVGKAIADFVQQWLMTVVSQNTTKTLRNELKTKINELPSDYFDKHSNGNLMSIAINDMDNIATMLQQSLTQLLSSVILVIGVIWLMLTISWKLTLVAALILPCSFLITKLFTPKAQENFKKYLHVQGSLNGQIEEAFNGHTVIKSFNYEEKSEQQFETFNKEMYEAGWKSKFFGGSMMPAMILLKNLVYVVICTVGAVEVAAGAILIGNLQAFLQYSTQFSQPISQFSQIWSGILSIVASAERVFEVLDEEERKHYEQTFPNQLDDSAKVRFDHVQFGYGEELLMKDFSLAVAPKETIAIVGHTGAGKTTLVHLLQRFYEISGGSIKIDGIDSRNFTHEQLHQKIGMVLQDTWLFSGTIYDNIKYGNPDATKEQVYAAAKAAFVDEFVRKLPEGYETVLNEETNNISQGQRQLITIARAFLANPEILILDEATSNVDTRTEMLIQKAMKQLLVGRTSFVVAHRLSTIYDADKIIVMDQGDVVESGNHQELLEAEGVYSDIYNSQFLSDVA, encoded by the coding sequence ATGAGTAAAGGAACACCGATGAATAGAGGCGTCAAAGCGACACCAAAAGATTTAAGCGGAACACTTAAGCGATTGATGAGCTACATGAAAGAAAGTCTTTGGCTGATCGTGTTAGTCGCAGTCATTGCAATCGCAGGTACACTGCTTCAAGTGCTAAGCCCTAAATTATTAGGATCAGCAACGACATTGATTTTTGCAGGAATCAAAGCAAAAACAGGAATTGATTTCACAAAGCTTGCCATGATATTGGGGATCGTCGGAGCAATGTATGTTGGTAAAGCAATCGCGGACTTTGTACAACAGTGGTTGATGACAGTTGTTTCACAAAATACAACCAAAACCTTACGAAACGAGTTAAAGACAAAGATCAATGAGTTACCAAGTGATTATTTTGACAAGCATTCAAATGGAAACCTGATGTCGATCGCGATCAATGACATGGACAATATCGCAACGATGCTGCAGCAAAGTTTGACTCAATTACTTTCTAGCGTGATTTTAGTCATCGGTGTGATCTGGTTGATGCTGACGATCAGTTGGAAATTGACTTTGGTCGCTGCATTGATTTTACCCTGCAGTTTTTTGATAACGAAACTGTTTACACCAAAAGCACAGGAAAATTTCAAGAAATATTTACACGTGCAAGGCAGCTTAAATGGTCAGATCGAAGAGGCTTTCAATGGTCATACGGTAATCAAAAGCTTTAATTATGAAGAAAAATCTGAGCAGCAATTTGAAACGTTCAATAAAGAAATGTATGAAGCCGGTTGGAAATCAAAATTTTTCGGCGGTTCAATGATGCCGGCGATGATTTTATTGAAAAATCTAGTTTATGTCGTGATTTGTACTGTCGGTGCTGTTGAAGTGGCTGCAGGTGCGATCTTGATCGGAAATTTACAGGCATTCCTTCAATATTCAACGCAATTTTCTCAACCAATTAGTCAATTCTCTCAAATATGGAGCGGGATTTTATCGATCGTTGCTTCTGCGGAACGGGTCTTTGAAGTATTGGATGAAGAAGAAAGAAAACATTATGAACAGACATTTCCTAATCAGCTGGATGACTCGGCTAAAGTACGTTTCGATCATGTTCAATTTGGCTACGGAGAAGAATTATTGATGAAGGACTTTTCTTTAGCGGTTGCACCCAAAGAAACGATTGCGATTGTCGGACACACAGGTGCAGGTAAGACAACCTTAGTTCATTTATTACAACGGTTTTATGAAATTTCTGGCGGTAGTATTAAAATCGATGGAATCGATAGCCGAAACTTTACGCATGAACAGCTACATCAAAAGATCGGTATGGTCTTACAGGATACTTGGCTTTTTTCAGGAACGATTTACGACAATATCAAGTACGGCAATCCTGATGCAACGAAAGAGCAGGTCTATGCTGCAGCTAAAGCGGCTTTTGTGGATGAGTTTGTTCGAAAATTACCGGAAGGTTATGAAACGGTTTTGAATGAAGAAACAAATAATATCTCACAAGGACAAAGACAGCTGATTACGATCGCCCGAGCCTTTTTAGCGAATCCGGAAATCTTGATTTTAGACGAAGCGACATCGAATGTCGATACTAGGACAGAGATGCTGATTCAAAAAGCAATGAAACAATTGTTGGTAGGTCGTACCAGTTTTGTTGTAGCTCATCGTTTGTCTACGATTTATGATGCCGATAAAATCATCGTGATGGATCAAGGAGATGTTGTAGAATCAGGGAATCATCAAGAATTATTAGAAGCTGAAGGTGTTTATTCGGACATCTATAATAGTCAATTCTTAAGTGATGTTGCCTGA
- a CDS encoding ABC transporter ATP-binding protein yields the protein MKKIIKRLPKATTAIAVLFLLVQTFSDLYLPTLTAQLINQGVVPNDQTIIWQKGFLMLGFAIISFGGALINIYFAAKVSYGLGGELREALFKKVTSFSQKEMDRFGSSSLITRNTNDVTQVQNLVEMGLKFLILAPLYLVGGIYFAYRLSPSLTMAFVSVTPIILIVCWLIFRYTNPLFDKMQRKIDQLNLIFKEGLTGIKVIHAFNKEQEEYQRYQKENESYTKLAIRSNTAFSFLMPFITLMMSLATIAITWLGAGLIDTGQMEIGTMMGVVSYAAQILMGVAILTMVLSSIPRGQISAKRINNVLETENVIQDGSSDFAEHESKTNSLILDQVSFSYDGAEEDALERISLSVRSGETLAIIGSTGSGKTTLVNLLDRLYDPRKGSIRFNEQEISQISQSNWHEQVSLVPQVNQLFFGTIRENLLVGNQRATDDELWDALALAQAVDFVQAQGGLDGAVEKNGGNFSGGQKQRLCLARAFVKNAAIYLFDDSFSALDFKTDAMIQKKMKVHLNQAIKIIVAQRITTVKNAAKILVLNEGQMVGWGIHEELAETNAVYQEIILSQEDKEAA from the coding sequence ATGAAAAAAATAATCAAACGTCTTCCAAAGGCGACAACAGCAATTGCAGTTTTATTTTTATTAGTACAAACATTTAGTGATTTGTATTTACCCACGTTGACAGCTCAATTGATCAATCAAGGAGTTGTTCCAAATGATCAAACGATTATTTGGCAAAAAGGATTTTTAATGTTAGGGTTTGCGATTATTAGTTTTGGTGGAGCATTGATCAACATTTATTTTGCGGCTAAGGTATCGTATGGCTTAGGCGGTGAATTACGAGAAGCATTGTTCAAAAAAGTTACTTCATTTTCGCAAAAAGAAATGGATCGATTTGGCTCTTCTTCATTGATTACCAGAAATACAAACGATGTGACTCAAGTACAAAATCTAGTTGAAATGGGCTTGAAATTTTTGATTCTAGCACCTCTTTATCTAGTCGGCGGGATCTATTTTGCCTATCGGTTAAGTCCATCATTAACAATGGCATTTGTTTCTGTAACACCGATTATTTTGATCGTCTGCTGGTTGATTTTCCGTTATACCAATCCTTTATTTGATAAAATGCAGCGAAAGATCGATCAGCTGAACCTAATTTTTAAAGAAGGATTGACAGGGATAAAAGTGATCCATGCGTTCAATAAAGAACAGGAAGAGTATCAACGTTACCAAAAAGAAAATGAATCGTATACCAAATTAGCGATTCGCTCAAATACAGCCTTTAGTTTCTTGATGCCTTTCATTACGTTGATGATGAGCTTAGCAACGATCGCAATCACTTGGCTAGGTGCAGGACTGATCGATACAGGGCAGATGGAGATTGGAACGATGATGGGTGTTGTGTCTTATGCAGCACAAATTTTAATGGGCGTCGCTATTTTAACAATGGTTCTTTCTTCGATTCCGCGTGGACAAATTTCTGCGAAACGAATCAATAATGTGTTGGAGACAGAAAATGTGATTCAAGATGGTTCAAGTGATTTCGCTGAGCATGAATCTAAAACCAATAGTTTGATCCTAGACCAAGTTTCATTCAGCTATGATGGTGCGGAGGAAGACGCCTTAGAAAGAATCTCTCTTTCTGTTCGATCAGGAGAAACCTTGGCAATTATCGGAAGTACAGGTTCAGGAAAAACGACGTTAGTCAATTTACTAGACCGCTTGTATGATCCACGTAAAGGATCGATTCGTTTTAATGAGCAGGAAATCAGTCAGATATCTCAAAGCAATTGGCATGAACAAGTTAGTTTAGTACCTCAAGTAAATCAGTTATTTTTTGGAACGATCCGTGAAAATTTATTGGTTGGAAATCAACGGGCGACAGATGATGAGCTTTGGGATGCTCTAGCATTAGCGCAGGCCGTAGATTTCGTCCAAGCACAAGGTGGTTTAGATGGCGCGGTAGAAAAAAATGGCGGCAATTTTTCCGGCGGTCAAAAACAACGACTCTGTTTGGCGAGAGCATTTGTAAAAAATGCTGCGATCTATCTTTTTGATGATTCATTTTCGGCACTTGATTTCAAAACAGATGCAATGATCCAAAAAAAGATGAAGGTTCATTTAAATCAAGCAATCAAAATTATTGTGGCACAAAGAATCACTACTGTGAAAAATGCTGCAAAAATTCTTGTATTGAATGAAGGTCAAATGGTTGGTTGGGGAATACACGAGGAATTGGCCGAAACAAACGCGGTCTATCAAGAAATCATTCTTTCACAAGAAGACAAGGAGGCAGCCTGA
- a CDS encoding GRP family sugar transporter — MYLLYFLPALGWGLMPVIASLTKAKPINQLIGTTMVALLCGIVVLFCLKPQLTVSLCIVTFLSGCLWAIGQYLQFHSFQLMPVSEAMPISNGTQLIGTTLVAVFFFREWQGIQAFIIGGTGILLVIFGIVCTSFSKEQEQQKLTADFKQGLLFLLFSSSALVLYVTLPQFFSISGTAVIFPQSVGMFMSSLLLAWAEKSKVDPVAIMKNWTTGLAWSVANLSLFLIIPLIGVAKSFTFSQLAVLVSIFGGLCFLRVQKTKKELRQIILGAFLITAGILLVGLIKQ; from the coding sequence ATGTATTTACTTTATTTTTTACCTGCGCTTGGCTGGGGCTTGATGCCAGTGATCGCTTCTTTAACAAAAGCCAAACCGATCAATCAGTTGATAGGAACTACGATGGTTGCGTTGCTGTGCGGAATCGTTGTCTTATTTTGTTTGAAGCCGCAGTTGACTGTCTCGCTGTGTATTGTCACCTTTTTGTCAGGTTGTCTGTGGGCGATAGGACAGTATTTACAGTTTCACTCATTTCAATTGATGCCCGTTTCTGAGGCAATGCCGATTTCTAACGGGACCCAATTGATAGGAACAACGTTAGTTGCGGTATTCTTTTTTCGAGAGTGGCAAGGTATCCAAGCGTTTATCATTGGAGGAACAGGTATCTTGTTGGTCATTTTTGGAATCGTCTGTACGTCATTTTCTAAAGAGCAGGAGCAACAGAAGCTTACAGCAGATTTTAAGCAGGGACTTCTTTTTTTACTGTTTTCTTCAAGTGCCTTAGTATTGTATGTGACATTGCCGCAATTTTTTTCTATCTCTGGAACAGCTGTTATTTTTCCTCAATCAGTAGGGATGTTTATGAGTTCATTATTACTTGCTTGGGCTGAAAAATCAAAAGTCGATCCTGTAGCAATCATGAAAAATTGGACGACGGGATTGGCATGGAGTGTTGCTAATCTAAGCTTATTTTTAATTATTCCATTGATCGGTGTTGCGAAAAGCTTTACCTTTTCACAGCTAGCGGTACTAGTCTCAATTTTTGGTGGACTTTGCTTTTTAAGAGTTCAAAAAACAAAGAAAGAATTAAGGCAAATTATTTTAGGAGCCTTTTTGATCACAGCGGGAATTTTACTCGTTGGACTAATCAAGCAATAA
- a CDS encoding PTS sugar transporter subunit IIA: MRFFKKKKSLKAVAEGRLIPLEDVDDAVFSKKMMGPGFAITEHTGQVYAPVSGKILNIFPTLHAITLESRSGETILIHMGLDTVDLKGAPFSLLVAENGTISCGQKLAEMNLALLKNEAKDPVIIVVLPETDKGEIIKGKEHVSIEDDVFKL, encoded by the coding sequence ATGAGATTCTTTAAAAAGAAAAAGTCATTAAAAGCTGTAGCAGAAGGTCGATTGATCCCTTTAGAAGACGTGGATGACGCTGTTTTTTCCAAGAAAATGATGGGGCCTGGCTTTGCGATCACCGAACATACAGGGCAAGTGTATGCACCAGTCTCTGGAAAAATCTTAAACATTTTTCCAACACTTCATGCGATCACGTTAGAAAGTCGATCGGGAGAGACGATCTTGATCCATATGGGATTAGATACAGTAGATCTAAAAGGAGCCCCTTTTTCATTACTTGTAGCAGAAAATGGAACAATTAGCTGTGGGCAAAAGCTAGCGGAAATGAATCTTGCACTGCTGAAGAACGAAGCAAAAGATCCGGTGATAATCGTTGTATTACCAGAGACTGACAAAGGGGAGATCATCAAAGGAAAAGAGCATGTTTCTATCGAAGATGATGTGTTTAAACTTTGA
- a CDS encoding maltose-6'-phosphate glucosidase, protein MTKKQIITIAGGGSTYTPGIIQAVLNNADRLPVAEIRLYDIDKKRNDDMYLIIDFMLKKDGYDEVKLSSTEDPKTAFTGCDFIFSQIRVGGMKMREQDEKIALKYDLVGQETCGLGGFAYGMRSMGGLLEIVGYVQEFAPDAWILNYTNPESIVSEAVRRTYPTAKMINACDMTISIEETIAINYGYDRKNWIPSYYGLNHFGWYTSIYDKSLGRDVMPEIIEKLTTQEMAVADFNAGDKTWQEAFSMMSVITKNFPTHIPNNYLEYYLYPDMVVEHADKNYTRANMVMDGREKNTREMAQKIRDGLTEDVLNFNFGEHGQYIVDMATSLLNDERRRFMLIVPNQGAIPNLRADAVVEVPAYVGATGVEPISLRQPINDFHKGLMEAQVAAEKLLVDAYFEGSYQKALQAFTLNQTVPNARVAKLVLDDMIEANKEYWPTLA, encoded by the coding sequence ATGACAAAAAAACAAATCATTACAATCGCAGGTGGCGGAAGCACATATACGCCAGGAATCATTCAAGCTGTTTTAAATAATGCGGATCGTTTACCAGTTGCGGAAATTCGATTATACGATATCGATAAAAAAAGAAATGATGATATGTATCTAATCATTGATTTTATGCTGAAAAAAGATGGCTACGATGAGGTGAAACTATCATCAACAGAAGATCCTAAAACAGCATTTACGGGCTGTGATTTCATTTTCTCACAAATTCGTGTAGGCGGAATGAAAATGCGGGAGCAAGATGAAAAGATCGCTTTGAAGTATGATTTAGTTGGTCAAGAAACCTGTGGCTTAGGTGGCTTTGCTTATGGGATGCGTTCAATGGGCGGTTTGCTTGAAATCGTTGGGTATGTTCAAGAATTTGCTCCAGATGCTTGGATTTTGAATTATACGAATCCTGAATCGATCGTTTCAGAAGCCGTTCGCCGGACGTATCCGACAGCGAAAATGATCAATGCATGTGATATGACGATTTCAATTGAAGAAACGATCGCTATCAACTATGGCTATGATCGAAAAAACTGGATACCTAGCTACTATGGATTGAATCATTTTGGCTGGTATACCTCTATCTACGATAAATCTCTAGGTCGCGATGTGATGCCTGAAATCATCGAGAAACTGACGACTCAGGAAATGGCAGTAGCTGATTTCAACGCTGGAGATAAGACATGGCAAGAGGCATTCAGTATGATGTCTGTGATCACCAAGAATTTCCCAACACACATTCCAAATAACTATTTAGAATATTACTTATACCCAGATATGGTCGTTGAGCATGCGGATAAGAATTATACACGAGCAAATATGGTCATGGATGGGCGAGAAAAAAATACACGGGAAATGGCGCAAAAAATTCGTGATGGTTTGACAGAAGACGTCTTAAATTTCAATTTTGGCGAGCACGGTCAATACATCGTTGATATGGCAACGTCATTGCTGAATGACGAACGTCGTCGCTTTATGTTGATCGTACCAAATCAAGGGGCGATCCCGAATCTTAGAGCAGATGCAGTAGTAGAAGTACCAGCTTATGTGGGTGCTACAGGTGTTGAACCGATTTCCTTGAGACAACCGATCAATGATTTCCATAAAGGCTTGATGGAAGCACAAGTTGCCGCAGAAAAATTATTAGTGGATGCATACTTTGAAGGATCTTATCAAAAAGCACTACAAGCCTTCACATTAAATCAAACAGTACCAAATGCCAGAGTTGCGAAGTTAGTTTTAGACGACATGATCGAGGCAAATAAAGAGTACTGGCCAACATTGGCATAA
- a CDS encoding PTS transporter subunit EIIC: protein MSSFKANIQKLGRAMLLPVAAMPLAGLIMRLSADDMLNIPVIGAAGNAVFGNLDILFAIGVTIGFAKTKDKGIPALTGFLAIATLKKGLEIMNPAVSMGIFGGIISGLVAAWTYNRFKNQKLPMVFSYFAGEKFPLTMVMILQTITAVVFGVIWPIIQTGIDSFAKLLVDMGAFGVGIFMFLNRLLIPFGLHHVLNTYVYYDLGSYTSPSGEVFRGEMTRFINGDPQAGLFLSGFFVVMMFGIPAICLAIYRAAFKENKEMVKGIMGSGAATSFIANITEPVEFSFMFISPMLYVVHAFFAGLAGFVCYLFNIRIGFTFGACIVDYLINFRIATNAILILPIGLVFFALYYFTFYYLIKKRNIPTLGREVATEFGTETIEEEEKELTLASKNYEYMAKKLLDAFGGAKNIADAYSCNTRLRVEVLDSSVVNEQRIKQLGVSGIIKPTEKNYQVIVGLEVTYIMAEFDKLLENQG, encoded by the coding sequence ATGTCGAGTTTTAAAGCGAATATTCAAAAATTGGGAAGAGCAATGTTGCTTCCTGTTGCTGCAATGCCGTTGGCGGGTTTGATCATGCGTTTATCTGCGGATGATATGCTGAATATTCCGGTGATCGGTGCTGCCGGAAATGCTGTTTTTGGGAATTTAGACATTCTGTTTGCCATTGGTGTAACGATCGGTTTTGCTAAGACGAAGGATAAAGGGATTCCAGCTTTGACTGGGTTTCTAGCAATTGCAACGTTGAAAAAAGGGTTGGAGATCATGAATCCGGCTGTAAGTATGGGGATTTTTGGCGGGATCATTTCTGGGTTGGTTGCTGCTTGGACCTATAATCGTTTCAAAAATCAAAAATTACCAATGGTATTTTCTTATTTTGCAGGCGAAAAATTTCCGTTGACGATGGTCATGATTTTACAAACGATCACAGCAGTTGTTTTTGGGGTTATTTGGCCGATCATCCAAACAGGGATCGATAGTTTCGCAAAATTATTAGTAGACATGGGTGCATTTGGAGTCGGTATTTTTATGTTCCTGAATCGATTGTTGATTCCATTTGGGCTTCATCATGTCTTGAATACCTATGTTTACTATGATCTAGGAAGCTATACATCGCCAAGTGGAGAAGTTTTCCGTGGTGAGATGACTCGCTTTATCAATGGAGATCCGCAAGCAGGATTATTCTTATCTGGATTTTTCGTGGTAATGATGTTTGGTATACCAGCGATTTGTTTAGCGATTTATCGTGCAGCGTTCAAAGAAAATAAAGAGATGGTCAAAGGGATCATGGGGAGTGGTGCGGCAACGTCATTTATCGCAAATATCACAGAACCTGTTGAATTCAGCTTTATGTTCATTTCGCCAATGCTTTATGTCGTTCATGCATTCTTCGCAGGTTTGGCAGGATTTGTCTGCTACCTATTCAATATTCGAATCGGTTTTACCTTTGGTGCCTGTATCGTGGATTACTTGATCAATTTTAGAATCGCAACGAATGCGATCTTGATTCTTCCGATCGGATTAGTGTTCTTTGCACTCTATTACTTCACATTCTATTACCTGATCAAAAAGCGTAATATCCCAACTTTAGGAAGAGAAGTGGCAACAGAATTTGGGACAGAAACAATAGAAGAAGAGGAAAAAGAACTAACATTAGCAAGTAAAAACTATGAATATATGGCGAAAAAATTATTGGATGCTTTCGGTGGTGCAAAAAATATTGCGGACGCTTATAGCTGTAATACACGATTGAGAGTAGAGGTTTTGGACAGTTCTGTAGTGAATGAGCAACGAATCAAGCAGTTAGGTGTTAGCGGAATCATCAAACCGACAGAGAAAAATTATCAAGTGATCGTTGGTTTGGAAGTAACGTATATCATGGCTGAATTTGATAAATTATTAGAAAATCAAGGATAG